From Nematostella vectensis chromosome 14, jaNemVect1.1, whole genome shotgun sequence, a single genomic window includes:
- the LOC5502863 gene encoding uncharacterized protein LOC5502863, whose protein sequence is MPSKVRPVTTITINPKELREIQKLHELGQKYWPKVDVLRYQEEEKRTDVQLWRYYFRHPWSRIITSYLVVFLNFFIFAEDPVSHSYEECTIDYIGDVYTFLFIRWPSGSFVLVKLGTWLFAISLGLLIGKFLLHKWLFCQKLKLKIFTEDGQGSWMVMFLSCFFFLFVFSYAYNGFLMLEGKYMDTLHASSRMGMQNQTFMKFAAMGTWLGDFFTAWMVTDMMLQGLKYDNWAKGVRVFWNKGLNRVYVFWFVALAMTIVVSTAISTDYLDWDRISRNFMPTNELSRAFLASFILVMDLTIVMQDWEFPHFAGALDIKLPGANTDSIDFSLPGCFGGERLDVYITGKWFNYGIIFIVMILDLNMWKNQIFYEPLTYGQYTDPLGYIYTIADKQYLRWANDSMKTYEWRWNHVNPKTNRTYGSDDHKMNTRYHGYTLGLKSMAFVPSLLAFCLFGYLVWLFGREESGDEALIRRYRCDKRRERQLKHVRRRRRREERLKRKKVEGDRNTSSFNLPNTQNQSSIDDSPVPFDTFALDDEEPQEAQQEKASEAAETSKPKRGFKYWLRHPYLRLMTSYLVVFCNFLIFAEDPVSHSYTDCVIDIIGNIYAFILARYPPHGGYVALKIFMFVLAFITGMVIGKYFVHKFLLCRVFRLKMFSEEGQGSWMIMFLMVLVFTFVWSFCFNEFLLLGRPDYLRYKVSSNMGIENQTFMKFAAMGTWFGDFITAWMVTDMMLQEDQYEWWSRGLRRWWRRGLNRVYAFWGVAFTMTVIVCTAITTDYLDWDRISDDFMPTNELSRAFLASFILVMDLMIVMQDWEFPLFAGGMDIKLPGINTGDINFKMPGGDVHITGKWFNYGIIFIVMILDLNMWKNQIFYEPFIYGQYTDPDGYIYTVMDRAWLRNATRETLSYAWRWNHTNPLTNVTYGLADHRMNSRYHGYPLSVKGIAFGPSIAAFVAFGYLAKRFSKEEREDKLEVKGFVVVKDEENWDLPEESDEENCDGETRSAVSNRKARMQNISETAYQAKEDLQAQSKGYSDIEEMPDFTMQLDGRGSMGEMVRMKRITNDWKKKAQRASSNVSIGSSQGSMRSDTERHVITPSSMASSFGDVRSRDFTTGSRNNQGSTFSFSDDDINAHDSVSANRIRRQASMESGDEYDNAHAPQELSFERLQKNGSQAQKYWDKLRAKRNLSIGNLFRQEPNRPGSQASNVSSDDENRANELASGISSSSRATQGSYKTSVTSSGNLLQVPNRKKR, encoded by the exons ATGCCTTCCAAAGTGCGCCCtgtcaccaccatcaccatcaatccAAAAGAGTTACGCGAAATACAGAAACTACACGAACTAGGCCAGAAATACTGG CCTAAAGTGGACGTGTTGCGCTACCAAGAGGAAGAAAAACGAACTGATGTTCAGCTGTGGCGCTACTATTTCCGCCATCCCTGGTCTCGCATCATAACCTCATATCTCGTGGTTTTCTTGAACTTCTTTATTTTTGCCGAGGATCCTGTTTCTCACAGCTACGAGGAATGCACCATTGACTACATCGGCGACGTGTACACGTTCTTATTTATCAG gtggcccagtggcTCGTTTGTGCTCGTCAAACTTGGCACGTGGTTATTCGCCATCTCCTTGGGTTTGCTTATTGGCAAGTTCCTCCTTCATAAATGGCTGTTCTGTCAAAAACTCAAGCTGAAGATTTTCACGGAGGATGGGCAGGGTTCATGGATGGTCATGTTCCTCTCGTGTTTCTTCTTCCTGTTTGTCTTCAG CTATGCGTACAATGGCTTCCTGATGCTCGAGGGCAAGTACATGGACACGCTTCACGCCAGTAGTCGTATGGGCATGCAGAACCAGACATTCATGAAGTTCGCTGCCATGGGAACGTGGCTAGGTGATTTCTTCACCGCTTGGATGGTAACGGATATGATGTTACAG GGCCTGAAGTACGACAACTGGGCTAAGGGTGTGCGAGTGTTTTGGAATAAAGGCCTTAACCGCGTATACGTCTTCTGGTTCGTGGCCTTGGCGATGACGATCGTGGTATCTACAGCAATCAGTACTGATTACCTGGACTGGGATCGCATAAGCAGGAACTTCATGCCCACCAACGAGCTGTCCAGGGCATTCCTGGCATCCTTTATCCTGGTCATGGACCTTACGATCGTCATGCAG GACTGGGAGTTTCCCCATTTTGCCGGAGCTCTGGACATCAAACTCCCAGGTGCCAATACAGACTCAATAGATTTCAGTCTCCCAGGATGTTTTGGTGGCGAACGACTCGATGTCTACATCACGGGCAAGTGGTTCAACTACGGCATCATCTTCATCGTCATGATCTTAGACCTCAACATGTGGAAAAACCAGATTTTCTACGAGCCCTTGACGTACGGCCAGTATACTGACCCTCTGGGTTACATTTATACCATTGCAGATAAACAATATCTCAG ATGGGCGAATGACAGCATGAAGACCTATGAATGGCGCTGGAACCATGTCAACCCAAAAACCAATCGAACCTACGGGTCAGATGATCACAAGATGAATACGCGTTACCATGGATACACACTCGGTCTGAAGAGCATGGCGTTTGTGCCCAGCCTTCTCGCATTTTGCTTGTTCGGCTACCTTGTCTGGCTGTTTGGCCGCGAGGAGAGTGGTGACGAGGCGCTTATAAGAAG ATATCGATGTGACAAGCGGCGAGAGCGACAGCTTAAGCACGTGCGCAGACGTAGACGTCGTGAAGAGCgactcaaaagaaaaaaagtcgaGGGCGACAGG AACACAAGTAGTTTTAATCTTCCCAATACTCAGAACCAATCAAGCATAGACGATAGTCCAGTGCCATTCGACACATTTGCACTCGACGACGAagaaccacaggaagcccaacaaGAAAAAGCAAGCGAAGCAGCCGAAACTTCGAAACCAAAGCGAGGCTTTAAGTACTGGCTACGTCACCCTTATTTAAggctgatgacgtcataccttGTCGTTTTCTGTAATTTCCTGATTTTCGCTGAGGATCCCGTATCGCATAGTTATACTGATTGTGTGATTGATATTATTGGGAACATCTACGCCTTCATCTTGGCTCG GTACCCTCCGCACGGTGGCTACGTTGCGCTAAAGATCTTCATGTTCGTGCTGGCCTTCATCACCGGTATGGTCATCGGCAAGTACTTTGTCCATAAGTTCCTTCTCTGTCGTGTCTTCCGCCTCAAGATGTTCTCAGAGGAAGGGCAG GGCTCGTGGATGATAATGTTCCTAATGGTTCTTGTGTTCACCTTTGTATGGAGCTTTTGCTTTAACGAGTTCCTACTCCTCGGGCGCCCGGACTACCTGCGGTACAAAGTCAGCAGCAACATGGGGATAGAAAACCAGACATTCATGAAGTTTGCAGCCATGGGCACGTGGTTTGGTGACTTTATAACCGCCTGGATGGTGACCGACATGATGTTACAG GAAGACCAGTATGAGTGGTGGAGTCGAGGTCTAAGGAGATGGTGGCGCAGGGGTCTTAATCGCGTGTACGCTTTTTGGGGCGTTGCCTTCACCATGACAGTCATCGTGTGCACCGCAATCACAACCGATTACCTGGACTGGGACAGGATTAGCGATGACTTCATGCCCACCAACGAGCTGTCCAGGGCATTCCTGGCATCCTTTATCCTGGTCATGGACCTTATGATTGTCATGCAG GACTGGGAATTTCCCCTGTTCGCCGGGGGGATGGATATCAAACTCCCGGGTATAAACACCGGAGATATCAACTTCAAAATGCCCGGGGGTGACGTGCATATAACGGGCAAGTGGTTCAACTACGGCATAATCTTCATCGTCATGATCTTAGACCTCAACATGTGGAAAAACCAGATTTTCTACGAGCCGTTCATTTATGGTCAGTACACGGACCCTGACGGGTACATCTATACCGTGATGGACAGAGCGTGGCTGAGAAATGCGACACGAGAAACTCTGTCATACGCGTGGCGGTGGAATCACACTAATCCGCTGACGAATGTAACTTACGGGCTCGCGGATCATCGCATGAATTCGCGTTACCATGGTTACCCTTTAAGCGTGAAGGGAATAGCGTTTGGTCCATCGATTGCAGCCTTTGTTGCGTTTGGATACCTAGCGAAAAGGTTCTCGAAGGAGGAGCGAGAAGACAAACTGGAAGTTAAAGGCTTTGTAGTTGTTAAGGACGAGGAAAACTGGGATTTACCGGAAGAGAGTGATGAAGAGAACTGCGACGGAGAAACTCGGTCAGCGGTTAGTAACAGAAAAGCTCGCATGCAAAACATCAGCGAAACCGCTTACCAGGCAAAAGAAGATTTGCAGGCTCAGTCTAAAGGATACAGCGATATCGAAGAGATGCCTGATTTTACAATGCAACTCGATGGGAGGGGATCCATGGGAGAAATGGTTCGCATGAAAAGAATAACAAACGACTGGAAAAAGAAAGCCCAGAGGGCGAGCTCTAATGTGAGCATTGGCAGCTCACAAGGGAGCATGCGGTCTGACACAGAACGTCACGTGATCACCCCTTCAAGCATGGCGAGCTCTTTTGGTGACGTCAGAAGCCGTGATTTCACAACCGGATCCAGAAATAACCAAGGAAGCACTTTTTCCTTCTCTGATGATGATATCAATGCGCATGACAGTGTTAGCGCTAACCGCATTCGTCGCCAAGCATCCATGGAGTCTGGGGACGAGTATGATAATGCACATGCGCCTCAAGAACTTTCTTTCGAGAGACTCCAGAAAAATGGATCGCAGGCGCAAAAATATTGGGATAAACTTAGAGCCAAGAGAAATCTTTCAATAGGGAATTTATTCCGACAGGAGCCAAATAGACCGGGTTCGCAGGCTTCAAATGTGTCGTCTGATGACGAGAACAGAGCAAATGAACTGGCCAGCGGTATCAGCAGCTCATCTCGGGCAACACAGGGATCCTACAAAACCtcagtgacgtcatcaggAAATTTGCTCCAGGTCCCAAATAGAAAAAAGCGCTGA
- the LOC5502860 gene encoding homeobox protein prophet of Pit-1: MRNPSLTFEEESRKNTAKARQRRRRTFYTDSQLRRMEEVFERDRFPGIAARESLSEELGIKEDRLQVWFQNRRARWRKSEIKNKPMLHSDIPDSKSIPPSTSFPESGAVFSPFTLTAAGLYPSAVLAHPFVFNNPEFLREHQETLKYPTSPSAPSSSSPIIFRRTPLGFAEDSTHHPLTLNHCSSNESQGAVHECNETDDKKTKGLFRPYLDEDVQTKWSRDEMTAAAGLLIAGVR; this comes from the exons ATGAGAAACCCGTCACTTACATTCGAAGAAGAATCTAGAAAGAACACGG CCAAGGCCAGACAGCGTCGCAGGAGAACATTTTATACCGATTCCCAACTTCGCCGCATGGAAGAAGTCTTCGAGAGAGACCGCTTTCCTGGAATTGCAGCACGGGAATCGCTATCAGAGGAACTCGGGATCAAGGAGGATCGCTTGCAG GTTTGGTTCCAGAACCGTCGAGCTCGTTGGCGTAAAAGTGAGATCAAGAATAAACCAATGCTACACTCCGATATTCCCGACTCCAAGTCCATTCCACCATCAACGAGCTTCCCAGAGTCAGGCGCTGTCTTCTCGCCATTCACGCTTACTGCCGCTGGCTTGTACCCGAGCGCTGTGCTGGCTCATCCTTTCGTGTTTAACAACCCCGAGTTCCTCAGAGAACACCAAGAGACCCTGAAATATCCGACGAGTCCATCGGCACCATCCAGCTCATCTCCGATCATCTTCCGACGAACTCCACTCGGATTCGCCGAAGACTCCACACACCATCCGCTGACCCTCAACCACTGCAGCTCCAATGAATCCCAAGGAGCCGTTCACGAATGCAACGAGACAGACGACAAGAAAACGAAAGGTCTGTTTAGGCCATATTTGGACGAGGACGTGCAGACCAAATGGAGTAGGGATGAAATGACAGCAGCCGCTGGACTGCTGATCGCAGGCGTACGCTAG
- the LOC5502866 gene encoding octopamine receptor 1 gives MMDNFANATHGTPTSPKSSLSELSIVALASVMVLSVFGNSLVLVAFKRYRRLRTVTNYFLVSLAAADLLVSMLTMPCWLTIRVLEISEAPRGNPNHVVPYYIWQYVEILGSTASITSLCVIGYDRHLAISAPLTYHARMTSRRALVAITCCWVYAACCAALSFVNISPSIQPTSGIFYAWFISLAAFFMPLVIILSFYCRIFIIAVGQAKKLSKEPYVYGTEKERRSVFRRELKITKTLAVVIGAFVVCWAPFFTIIIRFALCSPHCTTDPALISVSKWLHYCSTFINPIIYTLLTRGFRRAFTRVLWCRCGREKRRKRSGKRISRTALISMERTGLHHTEQTGV, from the coding sequence ATGATGGACAACTTTGCCAACGCGACGCATGGCACCCCGACCTCGCCCAAGTCCTCGCTTAGCGAGCTATCCATCGTGGCTCTCGCGAGCGTCATGGTCTTGAGCGTGTTCGGAAACAGCCTCGTTTTGGTGGCCTTCAAGCGCTATCGGAGACTACGCACTGTAACCAACTACTTCTTGGTTTCGCTAGCAGCCGCTGACCTGCTAGTATCAATGCTAACAATGCCCTGCTGGCTTACAATACGGGTTCTAGAAATTTCCGAGGCACCTCGTGGGAACCCCAATCACGTGGTTCCTTACTATATATGGCAGTACGTCGAAATCCTGGGTAGCACCGCGTCGATAACGAGCCTTTGTGTCATAGGGTACGACCGGCATCTCGCAATAAGTGCCCCTCTGACGTATCACGCGCGTATGACGTCACGTCGTGCTCTCGTGGCGATCACGTGCTGCTGGGTTTACGCCGCGTGCTGCGCCGCCCTGTCGTTCGTGAACATCAGTCCCTCCATTCAGCCTACGTCCGGGATATTCTATGCCTGGTTCATCTCTCTGGCGGCGTTTTTCATGCCCTTGGTCATCATTCTCTCATTCTATTGTCGTATTTTCATAATTGCCGTCGGCCAAGCCAAGAAATTATCCAAGGAACCGTATGTCTATGGCACTGAGAAGGAACGCCGGTCGGTGTTTCGACGAGAGCTAAAAATAACTAAGACACTAGCTGTTGTGATTGGCGCGTTCGTGGTTTGCTGGGCGCCGTTTTTTACTATCATCATAAGGTTTGCGCTATGCAGCCCGCATTGTACCACGGACCCCGCCTTGATATCTGTCAGTAAGTGGTTGCATTACTGCAGCACGTTCATTAACCCAATCATCTACACGCTCTTAACTAGAGGCTTTCGCCGCGCATTTACACGGGTGCTGTGGTGCCGGTGCGGGAGggagaaaagaaggaagcgcAGTGGAAAGCGGATAAGCCGAACTGCCCTGATTTCCATGGAGCGTACGGGACTGCATCACACGGAACAAACAGGCGTCTGA